A region from the Candidatus Electrothrix scaldis genome encodes:
- a CDS encoding efflux transporter outer membrane subunit: MRTIQMLALATLLLSSGCTLAPQYIRPKDPVPAQWPAGDAYKGLQKDAIKKVAGIPWQEFITDAKLRKVIVAALKNNRDLRVAILNVERARAMYGVHRTGIYPSVGGSGKVDRQRLSADLVESGQPRSIEKYTLKAEIPSWELDFFGRIRSLTDQALEEYLATEEARRSAELALISQVAKAYLTLAADQENLKLARATLESQQDSYDLVDKSYANGLATELDLRRAQTEVEAAKRDVPRFAQMVAQDRNALNLLVGAPVSEKLLPVKLSSVAELKEIDPGLPSAVLLNRPDIAAAEHKLMGAYAYIGAARASVFPRISLTASAGTASDDLGRLFGSGTGIWSFVPELEIPIFDSRIWSALKTSKIDQKIMLTQYEKAVQTAFKEVADALAVQGTISEQLAAQESLVESAEATYELSDKRYTMGLDSYLSVLDAHRSLYAQQQALISLRLARLANQVTLYTVLGGGQKSKKD; encoded by the coding sequence ATGAGAACAATACAGATGCTGGCCCTGGCTACCCTGCTCTTGTCGAGCGGGTGTACCTTGGCCCCCCAATATATCCGGCCCAAAGATCCTGTCCCGGCACAATGGCCAGCGGGAGATGCCTATAAGGGTCTCCAGAAAGATGCGATCAAAAAGGTAGCTGGCATTCCCTGGCAGGAGTTTATTACCGATGCCAAGCTGCGTAAGGTTATTGTAGCGGCGTTAAAAAACAACCGTGACCTTCGGGTGGCAATCCTGAATGTGGAACGTGCCCGGGCTATGTACGGGGTCCATCGTACCGGTATCTATCCCTCTGTTGGTGGCAGCGGCAAGGTGGATAGACAACGGCTCTCTGCTGACTTGGTGGAGTCCGGCCAGCCGCGTTCTATCGAGAAATACACTCTTAAGGCGGAGATTCCCTCCTGGGAGCTGGACTTCTTCGGTCGAATCCGCAGCCTGACCGATCAGGCCCTGGAAGAGTATCTGGCCACAGAAGAGGCTCGTCGCAGTGCAGAGCTTGCCCTGATCAGCCAAGTGGCCAAGGCCTACCTGACCTTAGCTGCTGATCAGGAAAATCTGAAGTTGGCCAGGGCAACCCTGGAAAGTCAGCAGGATTCCTATGATCTGGTTGATAAAAGCTATGCAAATGGTTTGGCTACGGAGCTTGATCTCCGTCGGGCCCAGACTGAGGTCGAAGCAGCTAAGCGCGATGTCCCCCGTTTCGCTCAGATGGTGGCTCAGGACCGCAACGCCTTGAACCTCCTGGTTGGTGCCCCTGTCTCTGAAAAACTTCTGCCGGTCAAACTGAGCTCTGTGGCTGAACTCAAGGAGATCGACCCCGGACTGCCTTCAGCGGTCTTGCTCAACCGGCCGGATATTGCAGCGGCTGAGCATAAGCTCATGGGTGCCTATGCCTATATTGGTGCGGCCCGGGCCTCGGTTTTTCCCCGCATCTCGCTGACCGCATCTGCTGGGACGGCCAGCGATGATTTGGGGAGGCTGTTCGGTTCCGGGACTGGAATCTGGAGCTTTGTCCCGGAGCTTGAGATCCCCATTTTTGATAGTCGGATTTGGTCTGCTTTAAAGACCAGTAAGATAGATCAGAAGATTATGTTGACTCAGTATGAGAAGGCTGTACAAACTGCCTTTAAAGAAGTCGCAGATGCCCTGGCTGTGCAGGGAACCATCAGCGAGCAGTTAGCGGCCCAGGAATCTCTGGTGGAATCTGCTGAGGCCACCTATGAGCTTTCGGATAAGCGCTATACGATGGGCCTGGATAGCTATCTCAGCGTCCTGGATGCCCATCGCTCTCTCTATGCCCAGCAACAGGCCCTGATTTCTCTCCGTCTGGCTCGGCTCGCCAATCAAGTCACGCTCTATACTGTCCTCGGTGGTGGGCAGAAGAGCAAAAAGGATTGA
- a CDS encoding AAA family ATPase, whose protein sequence is MKIPYGLSNFKDVITESYLYIDKTAYIAALEQEGKFNILLRPRRFGKSLFLSTLWHYYDVRHKDQFEQLFSGLAIGEAPTPLRNSYQVLFMEFSGIRDNDTATILEDFLFEIRKRLRIFFSG, encoded by the coding sequence ATGAAGATCCCCTACGGATTAAGCAATTTCAAAGATGTTATCACCGAAAGCTACCTCTATATCGACAAAACCGCATATATAGCAGCCCTGGAACAAGAGGGAAAATTCAACATCCTGCTCCGCCCCCGCCGCTTCGGTAAAAGCCTCTTTCTCTCCACCCTCTGGCATTATTACGATGTCCGCCACAAGGATCAATTCGAGCAACTCTTTTCCGGGCTTGCCATCGGTGAAGCCCCTACCCCACTGCGCAACAGCTACCAAGTGCTCTTCATGGAGTTCAGTGGTATCCGCGACAACGATACTGCAACGATCCTTGAGGATTTCCTCTTTGAAATTCGCAAACGCCTCCGTATCTTTTTTTCAGGGTAG
- a CDS encoding fibronectin type III domain-containing protein, translated as MARFPTREADIRTLVQKIIAGLTDNPDFPNPPFTPAQLQTLLDNSITLEDEQVAAQAAAQQATEAKQAGNNEMISAAKSVLNYAEDAVHGNDAKLAALGWSGRAEPTPLQAPGQPRMLEAPKEGAGQITLDWKKPVDGGKVAFYRVERREVPEGEWMMVGTALETEIILNNQERGKEHEYRVIAVNKAGESEPSNTVAAVL; from the coding sequence ATGGCACGTTTTCCCACCCGTGAAGCGGACATCAGAACGTTGGTACAGAAGATTATCGCCGGGCTTACAGACAATCCCGACTTTCCTAACCCTCCTTTCACTCCGGCGCAACTCCAGACCCTCCTGGATAACTCCATCACACTGGAGGATGAACAGGTTGCGGCTCAGGCAGCTGCGCAGCAGGCCACCGAGGCCAAGCAGGCCGGGAATAACGAAATGATCTCCGCAGCAAAGAGCGTTCTGAATTATGCCGAAGACGCAGTACACGGCAATGACGCCAAACTGGCCGCTCTCGGCTGGAGCGGCAGGGCGGAGCCGACCCCCTTGCAGGCTCCGGGCCAGCCCAGGATGTTGGAGGCCCCGAAAGAAGGGGCGGGCCAGATTACTCTGGACTGGAAGAAGCCAGTGGACGGCGGCAAGGTGGCTTTTTACCGGGTGGAGCGGCGGGAAGTGCCTGAAGGAGAATGGATGATGGTCGGCACGGCCCTGGAAACCGAGATCATCCTGAATAATCAGGAGCGCGGCAAAGAGCACGAATATCGGGTCATCGCGGTGAATAAGGCCGGTGAGAGTGAACCGAGCAATACTGTGGCAGCGGTGCTGTAG